TCAACCAAATCTTCAACGAGCTTTTCCAGCTTGCTGCGACTGATTTTGACCATCATGTGCTTAGGACCGTTCTGGTCTGCCGTGATAAATGGCAGGTTGACCTCGGTTTCAACGGAAGAAGACAGTTCGTGCTTGGCTTTCTCCGCTGCTTCCTTGAGACGTTGCAGGGCCATACGGTCCTGAGACAGGTCAATGCCATTCTCTTTCTTGAATTCGTCCGCCAGGTATTCAATGATACGGTGGTCAAAATCTTCACCGCCAAGGAAGGTATCGCCATTGGTTGCGCGAACTTCCACGACGTTGTCGCCGACTTCCAGAATGGAAATATCAAAAGTACCGCCACCGAGGTCGAAGACTGCGATCTTTTCGTTGGCCTTCTTGTCAAAACCATAAGCCAGAGATGCAGCAGTCGGCTCGTTGATGATGCGTTTGACTTCAAGGCCGGCAATCTTGCCTGCGTCCTTGGTAGCCTGACGCTGGGAGTCATTGAAGTATGCGGGCACAGTGATGACTGCTTCTGTGACATCTTCTCCCAGATAAATCTCGGCATCCTTCTTCAACTTCTGAAGAATCATGGCAGATACTTCAGGCGGAGAATATTTCTTGCCGTCAATTTCAACCCAGGCATCGTTACCGTTACCGGCCACGATTTCGTACGGACAGTGCTTCTGCCATTTCTTGACCTCAGGCGCGTTGGCCTGACGCCCCATCATACGTTTGATGGCAAACACGGTCTTTTCAGGGTTGGTGACAGACTGGCGTTTGGCAATATCGCCCACCAGACGTTCTTTGTCAGTGAAAGCCACGACGGACGGCGTAGTACGCCCACCCTCGGGGTTGGTGATGCATTTTGGATCCTTGCCTTCCATAACGTAAACGCAGGAGTTGGTGGTTCCAAGATCGATCCCTATGATTTTACCCATATGTATGTCCTCCTCAAATCTTCTATTGAAATAGTCGTTATCGACGTTAATTTTTCGTTACTCTTTTCAATAAGTACGCATTCGCCCTTGTAAAGAGCTGTAGCGTCAAAAATACAATCTACGCCTTGTTGACCATGACCTTGGCCGGACGAATGAGGCGCCCTTTCAGCAGATACCCGCCCTGAACAATCTGGGCGACCTGGTTATCTGCAAGATCAGACTCCTGCACGGTTCCAACGGCTTCGTGGACTTCAGGATCAAACTCGCAGCCAACGGAGACAGGCACAACGTCCAATCCGTGTCCCTTCACAGCGTCAAGAAAGAGTTTGCGTGTCATGTCCACACCGATAACGAAGTTCTTGCAGGCGGCGTCCAGATTTCCGGTATGTGCCAGCGCAAGGTCAAGATTATCCAGCACGGGCAACAGGTCCGCCAGAACCGACTCGCCTGCATATTTCTTCATTTCCTCATTTTCCCGGAACAACCGCTTCTTGACATTCTCGGCATCAGCCAGGGCACGAAGTCGAATCCCCTCGGCCTCCTTGAAAACGTCACACCCCGGGCACACGGACTCACGACACAGGGCGTGCAGCTCTTCCTGACTCAGGGAAACTTCAGTTGCTTCTTCCTCACCGACCTCATCGGAGACATCAAGGTTCTCACCCTGCGCTTCGCTGAAGATCTTGCCCTCATCATCGTAAAGACCTGTGATGGGGACATCATTGTTTTTATCTTTGGTCATGTATCATCCTTACAAAACGTGAATTATCATGAAAATGCCCCGACAGAAGCGAGGCGTGATGTGAAAATAAGCATGGGGAAAGGGTTGTCAATGGCTTTATCCAGAAGAATGTGCCAAGGGCTCAAACCGAATCGAACCAACCGAAAGCATTTCCTTAAAGACGAAAAAAACCATTCTCATAAATCAACTGGGGCTTCCCGCTCTTGAGCCAGGCTGTCACGCGTTTTGGCTGGGTGTTCACCAGATCCCAGTGCATATCCGAAGAATTAAAACCAAGCTCGTATTCCAGTTCCGGGGTGAGCATTTCAGTCGGGCCGGTAAAGCTTTCCAACACCGAGCCACCAAGGGCTATATGACAATTGCCATTGTCGCCGCCAAAATTTTCATCCAGCAGGGTGTGAGCCATGAACCTATCCACACGAGAAAACCGTTTATCCGTCAGGGAGAACTCTCCCATCCGACGTGCACCGGAATCGGAGTACATCTGGTTTTGCAGGAACACCTCACCGCGTTCTGCTTCCACACGGGCAGCAATGCCATCAGAGAAATCAAGGGATGCACCAAGGACAAGGTGACCATAACGAAGAGAGGGTTGGTCTGCATAGTACGTACCTTCCACCCTGCGTGCATCAGGCGCGAAATAAATTTCGTACCCCGGAATATTCCCACCGCTCACACCCACAAAACGACGATTCTCGCCCACAGGAACTTTGAGGTTGACGTCTTCAGACTCCACCCGCAAAGATGAGATATCCAGAGAATCAAGCCAGTCACACACATCACCAATTTCACGCTGAAGGCGCTTCCACTCCTTGACGGGGCTTGGCATATTCAACCAGCAGGCCCGTTTCAAAGCCGTGGCATATTCCTCCAGCGTCATGCCCGATGCTTCGGCCAGCGCCTCGGTAGGATAAACACAGGTTGTCCAGCCAAGAGTGCCGGTCTGTTTGCGACGCTGCAATATGCGCCGATTTGGCGTGCCTGCCCGTCGGGCCTCGGCAATGGTGCGCGGATCCACAGTCTGGAGGTGCGTCAGATCTTCGGGAGCCAAAACAGTGACGATCCCGGCCACCTGTGAATACAATTCGCCCAGTCCCGGCTGCTGGAACAGGAGTTGTCCATAGCTGGAATTAAGGTACCGTTCCATGTCCATATAGGGTGTGGGCATGGCCATGGTGACTGGCATGAGATGCATATCCATGAGGCGGGAATACAGGGCTTCAGTCAGGGCCAGTCCGGGAATATCGTACCGGATCAGCACTATATCCTTATTTTTGAGCGGTTTCTCTCTGCTTTCATTCAAAGCCCAGATAAGCACTTCCGCGTAATTTTCCATATCAACCTGATCGAACAACGACACATCGACTCCTTGCTTTGAACACGCCCGCAGGCAGAGGCAGACAGAATACAAAGCCGATCAGCCTGAATCAACCGTTTTCAATCACTGATATTGCTTTTGACAGGAGCCTACTGCAGTCGTACAGCAATACGCATGCCCATACTGCCAATCCCAGACTATCTTCCCCCCTTCCCATTCCGCTCAGGCAACATTGCCACGCTTTATCCGCCTTTGTTTCGGCTGACGCCGCTTACAGCTCCTCGGCATGAACGCATTGAATTGCCGGACACTGATTTTCTGGATTTTGACTGGCATCGGTCCCGGACAGGTGAAACACGCAAACTGGTCATTGTCAGCCACGGCCTTGAAGGGCACGCTCGCAAGAAATACGTCCTCGGCATGGCTCATACCTTCACAAATCTCGGCTTCGACGTCGCCTGCTGGTGCCAGCGAGGATGCAGCCAGGAACAAAACAGACTGCCCCGATCGTATCATTCAGGCGAAACCAACGACCTGCACTCGGTCGTCATGCACTGCCTTTCCACCAATCAATACGACGAAATCAGCCTCATCGGTTTTTCCATGGGTGGCAACCAGATCCTCAAATATCTG
The genomic region above belongs to uncultured Pseudodesulfovibrio sp. and contains:
- a CDS encoding nucleotide exchange factor GrpE encodes the protein MTKDKNNDVPITGLYDDEGKIFSEAQGENLDVSDEVGEEEATEVSLSQEELHALCRESVCPGCDVFKEAEGIRLRALADAENVKKRLFRENEEMKKYAGESVLADLLPVLDNLDLALAHTGNLDAACKNFVIGVDMTRKLFLDAVKGHGLDVVPVSVGCEFDPEVHEAVGTVQESDLADNQVAQIVQGGYLLKGRLIRPAKVMVNKA
- a CDS encoding aminopeptidase, producing MSLFDQVDMENYAEVLIWALNESREKPLKNKDIVLIRYDIPGLALTEALYSRLMDMHLMPVTMAMPTPYMDMERYLNSSYGQLLFQQPGLGELYSQVAGIVTVLAPEDLTHLQTVDPRTIAEARRAGTPNRRILQRRKQTGTLGWTTCVYPTEALAEASGMTLEEYATALKRACWLNMPSPVKEWKRLQREIGDVCDWLDSLDISSLRVESEDVNLKVPVGENRRFVGVSGGNIPGYEIYFAPDARRVEGTYYADQPSLRYGHLVLGASLDFSDGIAARVEAERGEVFLQNQMYSDSGARRMGEFSLTDKRFSRVDRFMAHTLLDENFGGDNGNCHIALGGSVLESFTGPTEMLTPELEYELGFNSSDMHWDLVNTQPKRVTAWLKSGKPQLIYENGFFRL